GAGTACTGGACGTTCATCCGCACGGCCGGTGCCGCGGCTCCGGTTCCTGCGAAGGAAGGGGCCTGCCCCAACTGCGGCGCCCCCCTCGAGGTGAGCATGGCGGGCGACTGCGCCTACTGCGGCTCGAAGGTGACCAGCGGCCAGTTCGACTGGGTGCTGTCGGCCATCGAGCAGGACGAGTCGTACGGCAAGGAAGATGTGGCCATCTTGCCGGGCACCGCGCCTGCGCCACCAGCACCGCCGACCGCAGAGGGCTGAGCGGTCGGCGCGATCAGTCGCCCGCCGTCTGCAGCGTGAACGTGTGCTCGATGAACACGGTCGGGTCTACCGCGGCGTAGCTCACCTGCGCGATGAGGTACCCGTTCAAGATGTCTTGCGCGGTCATCGTCGCGCCCAGCCCGCAGGTCACCGTGTATGCAGTCGAGGGGCTTGCGCCGAAGAACGCGCCCTGGTTGTAGAGACCGTTCATGAAGCTCGAGATCTGGGCGGTCACGG
Above is a genomic segment from Pseudomonadota bacterium containing:
- a CDS encoding phage tail sheath family protein — its product is ARTAAGVASHTFTYLQTRRLDLYITNSINQGIEWVVFSPNDGLTWSTVTAQISSFMNGLYNQGAFFGASPSTAYTVTCGLGATMTAQDILNGYLIAQVSYAAVDPTVFIEHTFTLQTAGD